The Novosphingobium kaempferiae genome includes a window with the following:
- a CDS encoding glycoside hydrolase family 43 protein, with amino-acid sequence MIRRMAALAACTALSLPMAAHAGNPALPGWYADPEIRAFAGEYWIYPTYSDHDGTPDGTKHFTPEQEEARKASSIRPSYLYQTFFNAFSSRDLVHWTRHEHVIDVATIPWAYKAIWAPSVIEQGGRYYMFFSANDIQSDAETGGIGLAVSERPGGPFRDVLGKPLIGAFHNGAQPIDPFAYRDDDGQVYLFYGGWKHCNVVRLSADMRSIVPFEDGTMYKEITPPGYVEGSFMIKRKGTYYFMWSEGGWTGPDYAVAYATAPSATGPFTPRGRILAQDFKVARGAGHHSVLNIPDTDDWFIAYHRRPLGDDVGEHRQVAIDRLRFNADGSIAPVVMTKTGVAAQKPPRR; translated from the coding sequence GTGATCCGCCGCATGGCCGCTCTGGCCGCCTGCACTGCCCTGTCGCTGCCGATGGCGGCGCACGCCGGGAACCCGGCGCTGCCCGGCTGGTATGCCGATCCGGAAATCCGCGCCTTCGCGGGCGAGTACTGGATCTATCCGACGTATTCCGACCATGACGGCACGCCGGATGGCACGAAGCACTTCACGCCCGAGCAGGAAGAGGCGCGCAAGGCGAGTTCGATCCGCCCGTCCTACCTCTACCAGACGTTCTTCAACGCCTTCTCCTCGCGCGATCTGGTCCACTGGACCAGGCATGAGCACGTCATCGACGTCGCCACGATTCCCTGGGCCTACAAGGCGATCTGGGCGCCCTCGGTGATCGAGCAGGGCGGGCGCTACTACATGTTCTTCAGCGCCAACGACATTCAGAGCGATGCCGAGACCGGCGGCATCGGCCTTGCCGTCAGCGAAAGGCCGGGCGGGCCGTTCAGGGACGTACTCGGCAAGCCGCTGATCGGCGCGTTCCACAACGGCGCGCAGCCGATCGACCCCTTTGCCTATCGCGACGACGACGGGCAGGTCTACCTGTTCTACGGCGGGTGGAAGCACTGCAACGTTGTGCGCCTTTCCGCCGACATGCGCAGCATCGTGCCGTTCGAGGACGGCACGATGTACAAGGAGATCACCCCGCCGGGCTACGTCGAGGGATCGTTCATGATCAAGCGCAAGGGCACCTACTACTTCATGTGGTCGGAAGGGGGCTGGACCGGGCCGGACTATGCCGTGGCCTATGCCACCGCGCCGAGCGCGACCGGGCCGTTCACGCCGCGGGGGAGGATACTGGCGCAGGACTTCAAGGTCGCGCGCGGGGCGGGGCACCATTCGGTGCTCAACATCCCAGACACCGACGACTGGTTCATCGCGTATCACCGCCGCCCGCTGGGCGACGATGTGGGCGAGCATCGGCAGGTCGCGATCGACCGCCTTCGCTTCAATGCCGACGGCAGCATCGCGCCGGTGGTGATGACCAAGACCGGCGTGGCCGCGCAGAAGCCGCCGCGTCGATGA
- a CDS encoding ROK family transcriptional regulator, translated as MPLKGSSATSPRLSGTNLERAADHNQRITLHAIRVNGSLTRVELAGITGLTAPAIANISKKLLAEGLIEEAGQRRGGRGQPPTKLVIRPDACHAIGINIDRDHITIVLVDFAGTILARVSEDIDFALPAQVQALYRDSIDGMLKSAGVDPAKLVGIGVAVPDQLSSVDLPGRPDAYGEWESVRMADLFSSPHGPPVFVENDAAAAAMGEMQLGMGQRINSFFYILLTAGLGGGLVVDGNYVRGANGRSGEIGFMRTRAMESGPDQQLQSIVSLSALAKALAAEGHALADAFEGASEAATACLDRWIDVAADKLVEPLAAVNCLINPAAVLMGGRLPAPLVERLAERTAARMQALDGIPALAPVARAALSEDAPAVGAAILPFSHFLLPKPGALWKAPDSGGVALG; from the coding sequence ATGCCGCTGAAGGGATCGAGCGCCACCAGCCCGCGCCTCTCCGGCACCAACCTTGAACGTGCGGCCGATCACAACCAGCGCATCACGCTCCACGCGATCCGGGTCAACGGCTCGCTGACGCGGGTGGAACTGGCCGGGATCACCGGCCTCACCGCCCCCGCCATCGCCAACATCAGCAAGAAGCTGCTGGCCGAAGGGCTGATCGAGGAAGCCGGCCAGCGGCGCGGCGGACGCGGGCAACCGCCGACCAAGCTGGTGATCCGCCCCGACGCCTGCCACGCCATCGGCATCAACATCGACCGCGATCACATCACCATCGTGCTGGTGGACTTCGCCGGAACCATCCTCGCCCGCGTGAGCGAGGACATCGACTTCGCCCTGCCCGCACAGGTGCAGGCGCTCTACCGCGATTCCATCGACGGCATGCTCAAAAGCGCTGGTGTCGATCCCGCGAAGCTCGTGGGCATTGGCGTGGCCGTGCCGGACCAGCTCAGTTCGGTGGACCTGCCCGGCCGTCCCGACGCCTATGGCGAATGGGAAAGCGTGCGCATGGCCGACCTGTTCTCAAGCCCGCACGGCCCTCCCGTCTTCGTCGAGAACGACGCGGCGGCGGCCGCCATGGGCGAGATGCAGCTGGGCATGGGCCAGCGGATCAACAGCTTCTTCTACATCCTGCTGACAGCGGGCCTCGGCGGTGGTCTGGTGGTGGACGGCAACTACGTGCGCGGCGCCAATGGCCGTAGCGGCGAGATCGGCTTCATGCGCACCCGAGCGATGGAGAGCGGGCCGGACCAGCAGTTGCAGAGCATCGTCTCGCTCTCCGCTCTGGCGAAGGCGCTGGCGGCGGAAGGGCACGCGCTGGCCGATGCCTTCGAGGGGGCTTCCGAAGCGGCCACTGCCTGCCTCGATCGCTGGATCGACGTGGCGGCGGACAAGCTCGTCGAGCCGCTGGCGGCAGTGAACTGCCTCATCAACCCCGCTGCCGTGCTGATGGGCGGCCGCCTGCCTGCGCCGCTGGTCGAACGCCTTGCCGAGCGTACCGCCGCGCGGATGCAGGCGCTCGACGGCATTCCCGCCCTCGCCCCGGTGGCGCGCGCGGCGCTGTCGGAAGACGCCCCCGCAGTGGGCGCGGCGATCCTGCCGTTCAGCCACTTCCTGTTGCCCAAGCCCGGCGCCTTGTGGAAGGCCCCGGACAGCGGCGGCGTGGCGCTGGGCTGA
- a CDS encoding TonB-dependent receptor: MIGALLVSASVIGGAVAAQAQEAAPAAEAPAAEDGAIVVTGYRKSIEESLRQKREANAFVDVITAEDIGKFPDKNVADSLQRVPGVIIERDGGEGSRVSIRGLSSDLTLTQLNGNFIASADSGDPSRSFNYTLLPANMIASVDVYKSPEARLDEGGVGGTVILKTRRPLDLEPWSGFLSAEGVYADVSKKFEPQISGQLSWRNADETFGVLVGATYQERTNRTLSAGTESWSWWTYDRANEPATDINGNPYANDDAISYWSENTGATTQGGQRYSGYWAPQAVSESIQDQKRKRLGIQATAQWKPTDELTLTANYFRFQINNNFTSNVLKIPEWGYRDFFTGATFDKSGTILQSADFNVPAAGTGCLARATPCTMETPQLSGQYSREKIVSNTFDFGGEFEHDRFKATFVAGKTRATGGPSSRFSVAAKPRLTTATQNTNGNFMSNWAFKNGSMDMQFSPELQQNLMNGIAQIDVGSTGSGFTNSVIEQKYAQVDLTRSFDGFIDSVQVGAKWRDGEVKRRTGRVEWYSDPATKLRYQDTPGGAVARPEFFYDSPMGNIPGGFTASSFPGINFGNYLDYLNSSYGDPVRVNEDQNVYNIGEKIWAGYAQVNFKTDTLRGNLGVRVINTKQSGTSTDTLYYEDDYCVNGPGGPFSPPPRGADGNCLVIPLDQRERRVFSPVNESKSYTDVLPSFNVSWEVQPDIMLRGAVSKVIARPGFNDLAGSRSLTFNSDAFVYDRQQFGARPGWFGNGGNFDLKPFSAWQYDLGVEWYFHPGSVVGATFFRKDVSDFIVPLVLDVTQTVAGEEVLVQQYATQANGSKARSQGVELYAQHTLPFGLGAQVNFTINDTSVADISLEGQKVGSSPLVGSAKTQLNASVFWETDKFLVRASYNRRGKVVRGIASGLNIYDDPYEQVDLNASYNINERLSLTASVINLTKSEQRQHLGNDTKDRFYSNIYAGRRAYVGVTYNF, encoded by the coding sequence ATGATCGGGGCGCTGCTGGTCTCCGCCAGCGTGATCGGCGGGGCGGTCGCCGCGCAGGCGCAGGAAGCCGCGCCCGCCGCAGAAGCTCCTGCGGCAGAGGACGGCGCGATCGTCGTCACGGGCTATCGCAAGTCGATCGAGGAAAGCCTGCGCCAGAAGCGCGAGGCGAACGCCTTCGTCGATGTCATCACCGCTGAGGACATCGGCAAGTTCCCGGACAAGAACGTCGCCGACTCGCTCCAGCGCGTCCCCGGCGTCATCATCGAGCGTGACGGCGGCGAAGGTTCGCGCGTCAGCATTCGCGGCCTGTCTTCGGACCTGACGCTGACGCAGCTCAACGGCAACTTCATCGCCTCCGCCGACAGCGGCGATCCGTCGCGCTCGTTCAATTACACGCTGCTGCCCGCGAACATGATCGCCAGCGTCGACGTCTACAAGTCGCCCGAGGCGCGGCTGGACGAGGGCGGCGTCGGCGGGACGGTGATCCTCAAGACCCGCCGCCCGCTGGACCTCGAACCGTGGAGCGGGTTCCTTTCGGCCGAAGGCGTCTATGCCGACGTGTCGAAGAAGTTCGAACCGCAGATTTCGGGTCAATTGTCCTGGCGGAACGCCGACGAGACCTTCGGCGTGCTGGTCGGCGCGACTTATCAGGAGCGCACCAACCGCACGCTTTCGGCGGGGACCGAAAGCTGGTCGTGGTGGACCTATGATCGCGCCAACGAGCCTGCCACCGACATCAACGGCAACCCCTACGCCAATGACGATGCGATCAGCTACTGGTCGGAGAACACCGGCGCCACCACGCAGGGCGGGCAGCGCTATTCGGGCTACTGGGCGCCGCAGGCGGTCAGCGAGTCCATTCAGGACCAGAAGCGCAAGCGCCTTGGCATCCAGGCGACCGCACAGTGGAAGCCGACCGACGAACTGACCCTGACGGCGAACTACTTCCGCTTCCAGATCAACAACAACTTCACCTCGAACGTCCTCAAGATTCCCGAGTGGGGCTATCGCGACTTCTTCACCGGGGCGACCTTCGACAAGAGCGGCACGATCCTGCAGTCGGCGGACTTCAACGTCCCGGCGGCGGGCACCGGCTGTCTTGCCCGCGCGACGCCCTGCACGATGGAGACGCCGCAGCTTTCCGGCCAGTACAGCCGCGAGAAGATCGTCTCCAACACCTTCGACTTCGGCGGCGAATTCGAGCATGATCGCTTCAAGGCCACTTTCGTCGCGGGCAAGACCCGCGCCACCGGCGGTCCGTCGTCGCGCTTCAGCGTTGCGGCCAAGCCGCGCCTGACCACGGCGACGCAGAACACCAACGGCAACTTCATGAGCAACTGGGCCTTCAAGAACGGCTCGATGGACATGCAGTTCTCGCCCGAACTGCAGCAGAACCTGATGAACGGGATCGCGCAGATCGACGTGGGCTCGACCGGGTCGGGCTTCACCAACAGCGTGATCGAGCAGAAGTACGCGCAAGTCGACCTGACCCGCTCGTTCGACGGGTTCATCGATTCCGTTCAGGTCGGCGCAAAGTGGCGCGATGGCGAGGTGAAGCGCAGGACCGGCCGCGTCGAGTGGTACTCCGACCCGGCGACCAAGCTGCGTTATCAGGACACCCCCGGCGGTGCGGTGGCGCGGCCCGAGTTCTTCTACGACAGCCCGATGGGCAACATCCCCGGCGGCTTCACTGCCAGTTCGTTCCCCGGCATCAACTTCGGGAACTACCTCGATTATCTCAACAGCAGCTACGGCGATCCGGTCCGCGTCAACGAGGACCAGAACGTCTACAACATCGGCGAGAAGATCTGGGCAGGCTACGCACAGGTCAACTTCAAGACCGACACGCTGCGCGGCAACCTCGGCGTGCGCGTCATCAATACGAAGCAGTCGGGCACGTCCACCGATACGCTGTACTATGAGGACGACTATTGCGTGAACGGCCCCGGCGGCCCGTTCTCCCCGCCGCCGCGCGGTGCGGACGGCAACTGTCTCGTGATCCCGCTCGACCAGCGCGAGCGCCGGGTGTTCAGCCCGGTGAACGAGTCCAAGAGCTACACCGACGTACTGCCCAGCTTCAACGTCTCGTGGGAAGTGCAGCCGGATATCATGCTGCGCGGCGCGGTATCGAAGGTGATCGCGCGTCCGGGCTTCAACGACCTTGCCGGTTCGCGCTCGCTGACGTTCAACTCCGACGCCTTCGTCTACGATCGCCAGCAGTTCGGCGCGCGACCGGGCTGGTTCGGCAATGGCGGAAACTTCGACCTCAAGCCGTTCTCGGCCTGGCAGTACGACCTTGGCGTCGAATGGTACTTCCACCCCGGATCGGTGGTCGGTGCGACGTTCTTCCGCAAGGACGTGTCGGACTTCATCGTGCCGCTGGTGCTAGATGTGACGCAGACCGTCGCGGGCGAGGAAGTGCTGGTGCAGCAGTACGCGACGCAGGCCAACGGATCGAAAGCGCGCTCGCAGGGCGTAGAGCTTTATGCCCAGCACACGCTGCCCTTCGGCCTCGGCGCGCAGGTGAACTTCACGATCAACGACACCTCGGTGGCGGACATCTCGCTCGAAGGACAGAAGGTCGGCTCATCGCCGCTGGTGGGCAGCGCCAAGACGCAGCTCAACGCCTCGGTGTTCTGGGAGACGGACAAGTTCCTCGTCCGCGCCTCCTACAACCGTCGCGGCAAGGTGGTGCGCGGCATCGCGTCCGGCCTCAACATCTACGACGATCCGTATGAGCAGGTGGACCTCAACGCCTCCTACAACATCAACGAGCGCCTTTCGCTTACCGCCTCGGTCATCAACCTGACCAAGTCGGAGCAGAGGCAGCATCTTGGCAACGACACGAAGGATCGCTTCTATTCCAACATCTATGCCGGACGCAGGGCTTATGTCGGCGTGACCTACAACTTCTGA
- a CDS encoding HutD family protein, whose protein sequence is MTTFQIIRATDCPEVPWKNGGGTTREIAVFPPDAGMDTFLWRLSMAKVETAGPFSAFTGIDRVLAVLDGTLVLTGPNLDVRLDAGTPPQPFDGGAAVFGEPLGGPVLDLNAMARRGRFTCAMTRLDAGSTATAQGTGFVIALEPQPLAETTLERLDCVRFEGALAIGGRVLFVDFRDTCAEPADTPH, encoded by the coding sequence ATGACCACCTTCCAGATCATCCGCGCCACCGACTGCCCGGAAGTGCCGTGGAAGAACGGCGGCGGCACCACGCGGGAAATCGCCGTGTTCCCGCCGGACGCCGGGATGGACACCTTCCTTTGGCGCCTCAGCATGGCCAAAGTCGAAACCGCAGGCCCGTTCTCGGCCTTCACGGGTATCGACCGCGTGCTGGCCGTCCTCGACGGAACGCTGGTGCTGACCGGCCCGAACCTCGACGTTCGACTGGACGCAGGCACGCCGCCGCAGCCCTTCGACGGCGGCGCAGCGGTCTTCGGCGAGCCCCTGGGCGGCCCGGTGCTGGACCTCAACGCCATGGCCCGGCGCGGACGCTTCACCTGCGCGATGACACGGCTCGATGCAGGCTCCACAGCGACCGCGCAGGGCACCGGCTTCGTCATCGCGCTGGAGCCCCAGCCCCTAGCCGAAACCACGCTGGAGCGCCTCGACTGCGTGCGGTTCGAGGGTGCGCTTGCCATCGGTGGCAGGGTGTTGTTCGTCGACTTCCGGGACACTTGCGCAGAACCGGCCGACACGCCCCATTGA
- a CDS encoding GH92 family glycosyl hydrolase translates to MMLVAGVSMLAMAPAVMAQSTEAPEPRPAAPPVAEAAEPALVDLANPLMGTDSSYELSYGNTYPAVAVPWGMNFWTPVTGKMGDGWGYTYDAHKINGIKQTHQPSPWMGDYAAFALFAETGPVRIKEEERASWYSHKAEESRAYGYKVYLADYDVTAEVAPTNRAAQFRFTFPETEQAHILLDAYAGGSMVKIDRANRRITGYVRNNKGGVPANFGNYFVAQFDHDFTVGQTWDDNGTLDGTEIREGDHVGAVLTFTTKAGEQVGVKVASSFISPEQALRNLESEVGSDSFDQTRAKAKQTWETEFQRIAVDDPDIDNRRTFYSALYRMLQFPRNFHEVDASGKQVHYSPYDGKVHDGPLYTDNGFWDTWRAVFPFFALMYPERDGEIMQGLVNTYKESGWLPEWASPGHRNVMIGSNSAILIADAYANGVRGFDVETLYKAMIKNATTSEGRPTDRMGKTLTAVGREGVEYDNRLGYVPYDVGINENAARTLEYATADFAISRLAGQLGKTADAKRYAAKAQNYRKLFDAESGWMRGRNKDGSWETPFNPLKWGDAFTEGNALHYSWSVMQDVQGLIDLMGGDRKFTDRLDGIFTTPPLFDDSYYGQVIHEIREMQIVDMGQYAHGNQPIQHMTYLYDWAGQPWKTQGHVRDVMRKLYAPTPDGYPGDEDNGQTSAWYVFSALGFYPVTPTVGQYAIGSPLFRNVRLTMPGGKVLSIEAQNNSAANVYIQSATLNGQPWNKPWLPREELQKGGTLRFVMGPTPNEHWGSAKADAPFSMTSAAKGTR, encoded by the coding sequence ATGATGCTGGTCGCCGGCGTATCCATGCTGGCGATGGCTCCGGCGGTGATGGCGCAATCGACTGAGGCCCCTGAGCCGCGCCCCGCCGCTCCGCCCGTCGCTGAGGCGGCGGAACCGGCGCTGGTCGATCTCGCCAATCCGTTGATGGGCACCGATTCCAGCTATGAGCTGTCCTATGGCAACACCTACCCCGCCGTCGCGGTGCCGTGGGGCATGAACTTCTGGACCCCCGTGACCGGCAAGATGGGCGACGGCTGGGGCTACACTTACGACGCGCACAAGATCAACGGCATCAAGCAGACGCACCAGCCCAGCCCCTGGATGGGCGACTATGCCGCCTTCGCCCTCTTCGCCGAGACCGGCCCGGTCAGGATCAAGGAGGAGGAGCGCGCTTCGTGGTACAGCCACAAGGCAGAGGAAAGCCGCGCCTACGGCTACAAGGTCTACCTTGCCGACTATGACGTGACCGCCGAGGTCGCACCGACCAACCGCGCCGCGCAGTTCCGCTTCACCTTCCCGGAAACCGAGCAGGCGCACATCCTGCTGGATGCCTACGCGGGCGGTTCGATGGTGAAGATCGACCGCGCCAACCGGCGCATCACCGGCTACGTGCGCAACAACAAGGGTGGCGTGCCCGCGAACTTCGGCAACTACTTCGTCGCCCAGTTCGACCACGATTTCACCGTCGGCCAGACCTGGGACGACAACGGCACTCTGGACGGCACCGAGATCCGCGAGGGCGACCATGTCGGCGCGGTGCTGACATTCACCACGAAGGCGGGCGAGCAGGTCGGCGTCAAGGTCGCGTCCTCGTTCATCAGCCCCGAGCAGGCGCTGCGCAACCTCGAGAGCGAGGTGGGCTCGGACAGCTTCGACCAGACCCGCGCCAAGGCGAAGCAGACCTGGGAGACCGAGTTCCAGCGCATTGCCGTCGACGATCCGGACATCGACAACCGCCGCACGTTCTACTCGGCGCTCTACCGGATGCTGCAGTTCCCGCGCAACTTCCATGAGGTCGATGCGAGTGGCAAGCAGGTCCACTACAGCCCCTACGATGGCAAGGTCCACGACGGCCCGCTCTATACCGACAACGGGTTCTGGGACACCTGGCGCGCGGTCTTCCCGTTCTTCGCGCTGATGTACCCGGAGCGGGACGGCGAGATCATGCAGGGCCTCGTCAACACCTACAAGGAATCCGGCTGGCTGCCCGAATGGGCGAGCCCGGGGCACCGCAACGTGATGATCGGCTCCAACTCGGCGATCCTGATCGCGGACGCCTATGCCAACGGGGTGCGCGGCTTCGATGTCGAGACGCTCTACAAGGCGATGATCAAGAACGCGACGACCTCCGAAGGGCGGCCGACCGACCGGATGGGCAAGACGCTGACCGCCGTCGGGCGCGAAGGCGTGGAGTACGACAACCGCCTCGGCTACGTGCCCTACGATGTCGGCATCAACGAGAACGCGGCGCGCACGCTGGAATATGCCACGGCGGACTTCGCGATTTCACGGCTGGCCGGGCAACTCGGCAAGACGGCGGATGCGAAGCGCTATGCCGCCAAGGCGCAGAACTACCGCAAGCTGTTCGATGCCGAAAGCGGCTGGATGCGCGGGCGCAACAAGGACGGATCGTGGGAGACCCCGTTCAACCCGCTCAAGTGGGGCGATGCCTTCACCGAGGGCAATGCGCTGCATTACAGCTGGTCCGTGATGCAGGACGTGCAGGGCCTGATCGACCTGATGGGCGGCGACCGCAAGTTCACCGACCGGCTCGACGGGATCTTCACCACGCCGCCGCTGTTCGACGACAGCTATTACGGGCAGGTGATCCACGAGATCCGCGAGATGCAGATCGTCGACATGGGCCAGTACGCCCACGGCAACCAGCCCATCCAGCACATGACGTATCTATACGACTGGGCGGGCCAGCCGTGGAAGACGCAAGGGCATGTGCGCGACGTGATGCGCAAGCTCTATGCCCCCACGCCGGACGGCTATCCGGGGGACGAGGACAACGGCCAGACCTCGGCGTGGTACGTATTCTCGGCACTGGGCTTCTATCCGGTGACGCCCACGGTCGGGCAGTACGCCATCGGCAGCCCGCTGTTCCGCAACGTGCGCCTGACGATGCCGGGCGGCAAGGTGCTGAGCATCGAGGCGCAGAACAACAGCGCCGCCAACGTCTACATCCAGTCGGCCACCCTCAACGGCCAGCCGTGGAACAAGCCCTGGTTGCCGCGCGAGGAATTGCAGAAGGGCGGCACGCTACGTTTCGTGATGGGCCCGACGCCGAACGAGCATTGGGGTTCGGCCAAGGCCGACGCGCCGTTCTCGATGACTTCTGCCGCAAAGGGCACCCGCTGA
- a CDS encoding glycoside hydrolase family 125 protein yields the protein MTTINPMNFRRREILAGAGVLALSAVTLPPRAAGASTLQDRRPPKADRRFTSKAVEAEIARVKAKIRDPELGWLFENCYPNTLDTTVKMGEVDGKPDAFVITGDINALWLRDSSAQLQTYVHLTPQDTDLRRLFCGLIQRQARCILIDPYANAYMEDPNARSSLPAISDKTQMKPGVAERKWEIDSLCYTMRLAHSYWTATKDKTPFDALWAKGAALAVATLREQQRKDGPGPYQFQRVDKSPTETLMFGGFGAPTRKVGLIHSGFRPSDDACLYPFLIPSNLFAVSALRMLAQVHNEARGDAAAAQDCAALAAEVETALRAYGQMDDGQGGKVWAFEVDGYGNAIFMDDANVPSLSGLPLLGAADRRDPLWQRTAALAWSQRNPYFFSGSAAQGIGGPHVGMDMIWPMSIITRALNSDDDATIRQCLTWLKGSHGGTGFMHESFHKDNPANYTRPWFSWANGLFGDLILDLERRKPHLLR from the coding sequence ATGACCACGATCAACCCGATGAACTTCCGCCGCCGCGAGATCCTCGCAGGCGCGGGGGTGCTGGCACTGTCCGCCGTTACCCTCCCCCCTCGGGCGGCCGGTGCCAGCACCTTGCAGGACAGGCGACCGCCGAAGGCCGACCGCCGCTTCACCAGCAAGGCGGTGGAGGCCGAGATCGCGCGGGTGAAGGCCAAGATCCGCGATCCGGAACTCGGCTGGCTGTTCGAGAACTGCTATCCCAACACGCTCGACACCACCGTCAAGATGGGCGAGGTGGACGGCAAGCCGGACGCCTTCGTCATCACCGGCGACATCAACGCGCTGTGGCTGCGCGACAGTTCGGCGCAGTTGCAGACATACGTCCACCTGACCCCGCAGGACACCGACTTGCGCCGCCTGTTCTGCGGACTGATCCAGCGGCAGGCGCGCTGCATCCTGATCGACCCTTACGCCAACGCCTACATGGAAGACCCCAACGCGCGGTCCAGCCTGCCGGCGATCTCCGACAAGACGCAGATGAAGCCCGGCGTTGCCGAGCGCAAATGGGAGATCGACTCCCTGTGCTACACGATGCGCCTTGCCCATTCGTACTGGACCGCGACGAAGGACAAGACGCCCTTCGATGCGCTCTGGGCGAAGGGCGCGGCGCTCGCGGTCGCCACGTTGCGCGAGCAGCAGCGCAAGGACGGGCCGGGGCCGTACCAGTTCCAGCGGGTCGACAAGTCGCCCACCGAGACGCTGATGTTCGGCGGCTTCGGCGCGCCGACGCGCAAGGTCGGGCTGATCCATTCGGGCTTCCGTCCTTCCGACGACGCCTGCCTCTATCCGTTCCTGATCCCGTCGAACCTCTTCGCCGTCTCCGCGCTGCGGATGCTGGCGCAAGTCCACAACGAGGCGCGGGGCGATGCGGCAGCGGCGCAGGACTGCGCGGCGCTGGCGGCCGAGGTCGAGACAGCACTGCGCGCCTATGGCCAGATGGACGACGGGCAGGGCGGCAAGGTCTGGGCCTTCGAGGTGGACGGCTACGGCAACGCTATCTTCATGGACGACGCCAATGTGCCCAGCCTGTCGGGCCTGCCGCTGCTCGGCGCAGCGGACCGCAGGGATCCGCTGTGGCAGCGCACGGCGGCGCTCGCATGGTCGCAGCGCAACCCCTACTTCTTCTCGGGCAGCGCGGCGCAGGGGATCGGCGGGCCGCATGTCGGCATGGACATGATCTGGCCGATGTCGATCATCACCCGCGCGCTCAACAGCGACGACGACGCCACCATCCGCCAGTGCCTGACATGGCTGAAAGGGTCCCACGGCGGCACCGGCTTCATGCACGAGAGCTTCCACAAGGATAACCCGGCGAACTACACCCGCCCGTGGTTCTCGTGGGCCAACGGTCTGTTCGGCGACCTGATCCTCGATCTGGAGAGGCGCAAGCCGCACCTGCTGCGCTGA